In Rhinolophus ferrumequinum isolate MPI-CBG mRhiFer1 chromosome 18, mRhiFer1_v1.p, whole genome shotgun sequence, a genomic segment contains:
- the TMEM205 gene encoding transmembrane protein 205 isoform X1, translated as MQLKASLASSLFRRSWKPPCNWACKMEEGGNLGSLAKVVHLLVLSGAWGMQMWVTFISGFLLFRGLPRHTFGLVQSKLFPFYFHISMGCAFVNFCILVPQHTWAQLTFWEASQLCLLFLSLTLATINARWLEPRTTAAMWALQTVEKKRGLGGEVPGRHQDSDPYRQLRAQDPKYNALRQTFFRYHGLSSICNLGCLLSNGLCLAGLALGLRSL; from the exons ATGCAGTTGAAGGCTTCATTGGCGTCTTCCCTCTTCCGCAGATCTTGGAAACCGCCGTGTAATTGG GCCTGCAAGATGGAGGAAGGCGGGAACCTGGGAAGTCTGGCTAAGGTGGTCCATCTACTGGTCTTGTCTGGGGCCTGGGGTATGCAAATGTGGGTGACCTTCATCTCAG GCTTCCTTCTTTTCCGAGGCCTTCCCCGGCATACCTTCGGCCTTGTGCAGAGTAAACTCTTCCCTTTCTACTTTCACATCTCCATGGGCTGTGCCTTCGTCAACTTCTGCATCTTGGTTCCACAGCACACCTGGGCTCAGCTCACATTCTGGGAGGCCAGCCAG CTCTGCCTGCTGTTCCTGAGCCTCACGCTGGCCACCATCAATGCCCGCTGGCTGGAGCCCCGCACCACAGCTGCCATGTGGGCCCTGCAGACTGTGGAGAAGAAGCGGGGCCTGGGTGGGGAGGTGCCAGGCCGCCACCAGGACTCCGACCCCTACCGCCAGCTACGGGCGCAGGACCCCAAGTACAATGCCCTCCGCCAGACGTTCTTCCGCTACCATGGCCTGTCCTCCATTTGCAATCTGGGCTGCCTCCTGAGCAATGGGCTCTGTCTCGCTGGCCTCGCCCTGGGCCTCAGAAGCCTCTAG
- the TMEM205 gene encoding transmembrane protein 205 isoform X2: MEEGGNLGSLAKVVHLLVLSGAWGMQMWVTFISGFLLFRGLPRHTFGLVQSKLFPFYFHISMGCAFVNFCILVPQHTWAQLTFWEASQLCLLFLSLTLATINARWLEPRTTAAMWALQTVEKKRGLGGEVPGRHQDSDPYRQLRAQDPKYNALRQTFFRYHGLSSICNLGCLLSNGLCLAGLALGLRSL; encoded by the exons ATGGAGGAAGGCGGGAACCTGGGAAGTCTGGCTAAGGTGGTCCATCTACTGGTCTTGTCTGGGGCCTGGGGTATGCAAATGTGGGTGACCTTCATCTCAG GCTTCCTTCTTTTCCGAGGCCTTCCCCGGCATACCTTCGGCCTTGTGCAGAGTAAACTCTTCCCTTTCTACTTTCACATCTCCATGGGCTGTGCCTTCGTCAACTTCTGCATCTTGGTTCCACAGCACACCTGGGCTCAGCTCACATTCTGGGAGGCCAGCCAG CTCTGCCTGCTGTTCCTGAGCCTCACGCTGGCCACCATCAATGCCCGCTGGCTGGAGCCCCGCACCACAGCTGCCATGTGGGCCCTGCAGACTGTGGAGAAGAAGCGGGGCCTGGGTGGGGAGGTGCCAGGCCGCCACCAGGACTCCGACCCCTACCGCCAGCTACGGGCGCAGGACCCCAAGTACAATGCCCTCCGCCAGACGTTCTTCCGCTACCATGGCCTGTCCTCCATTTGCAATCTGGGCTGCCTCCTGAGCAATGGGCTCTGTCTCGCTGGCCTCGCCCTGGGCCTCAGAAGCCTCTAG